A single region of the Nocardioides sp. W7 genome encodes:
- the aroC gene encoding chorismate synthase, with protein MLRWLTAGESHGPSLVAILEGLPAHVRVTSEDVQDSLSRRRLGYGRGARMKFEQDEVTLVGGVRHGETQGGPVAVQVGNTEWPKWEKVMAADPVDPVELEGMARNAALTRPRPGHADLAGMQKYDFADARPILERASARETAARVALGRVASNFLEQAVGARIVSHVIELGGVRAPAGLWPEADDVQRLDDDPVRCLDADTSKLMVERIDQAHTDGDTLGGVVEVVVHGLPPGLGSHVHWDRRLDSRLAGALMGIQAIKGVEVGDGFELAATPGSLAHDEIVPTEDGIRRVSGRSGGIEGGMTTGEVLRVRAAMKPIATVPRALRTVDLATGEAAVAHHQRSDVCAVPAAGIVAEAMVALVLADAVTEKFGGDSVRETRRNAESYLDTLRFK; from the coding sequence ATGCTGCGTTGGCTCACCGCGGGCGAGTCCCACGGCCCGTCCCTGGTCGCGATCCTCGAAGGCCTCCCGGCCCATGTCCGGGTGACGAGCGAGGACGTCCAGGACTCCCTGTCCCGCCGGCGCCTCGGCTACGGCCGCGGCGCCCGGATGAAGTTCGAGCAGGACGAGGTCACCCTGGTGGGCGGCGTCCGGCACGGTGAGACCCAGGGCGGACCGGTCGCCGTCCAGGTCGGCAACACCGAGTGGCCCAAGTGGGAGAAGGTGATGGCCGCCGACCCGGTCGACCCGGTCGAGCTGGAGGGCATGGCGCGCAACGCGGCGCTGACCCGGCCCCGCCCCGGTCACGCCGACCTCGCCGGCATGCAGAAGTACGACTTCGCCGACGCCCGCCCGATCCTCGAGCGCGCCTCCGCCCGGGAGACCGCTGCCCGGGTCGCGCTCGGCCGGGTGGCCAGCAACTTCCTCGAGCAGGCCGTCGGCGCCCGCATCGTCTCCCACGTCATCGAGCTCGGCGGCGTCCGCGCCCCTGCGGGCCTGTGGCCCGAGGCGGACGACGTGCAGCGGCTCGACGACGACCCGGTGCGCTGTCTCGACGCCGACACCAGCAAGCTGATGGTGGAGCGGATCGACCAGGCCCACACCGACGGCGACACCCTCGGCGGCGTCGTCGAGGTCGTCGTCCACGGGCTCCCGCCGGGCCTCGGCTCGCACGTGCACTGGGACCGGCGCCTCGACTCGCGCCTGGCGGGCGCGCTGATGGGCATCCAGGCGATCAAGGGCGTCGAGGTCGGCGACGGCTTCGAGCTCGCGGCCACGCCGGGCTCGCTCGCCCACGACGAGATCGTCCCCACCGAGGACGGCATCCGCCGGGTCAGCGGGCGCTCCGGAGGTATCGAGGGCGGCATGACCACCGGCGAGGTGCTCCGGGTCCGGGCGGCGATGAAGCCGATCGCGACGGTCCCGCGGGCGCTGCGCACGGTCGACCTCGCCACCGGCGAGGCAGCGGTCGCCCACCACCAGCGCTCCGACGTCTGTGCCGTCCCGGCCGCCGGCATCGTCGCCGAGGCGATGGTGGCGCTGGTGCTGGCGGACGCCGTCACCGAGAAGTTCGGCGGTGACTCCGTGCGCGAGACCCGGCGCAACGCCGAGTCCTACCTCGACACGCTCCGTTTCAAGTGA
- a CDS encoding type II 3-dehydroquinate dehydratase, whose product MRVLVLNGPNLGRLGRRQPEIYGHTTHAELAEQCVAWGRELGLDVEVRQTNHEGLLLDWLNAAADDGDAVVLNAAAWTHYSYAIFDACAQLSGPLVEVHISDPHQRPEEFRHTSVVTPHADEVIAGHGIEGYRMALVAISTTEPPRR is encoded by the coding sequence ATGAGGGTCCTGGTGCTCAACGGGCCCAACCTCGGACGGCTCGGCCGCCGGCAGCCGGAGATCTACGGCCACACCACCCACGCCGAGCTCGCCGAGCAGTGCGTCGCGTGGGGCCGCGAGCTCGGCCTGGACGTCGAGGTCCGCCAGACCAACCACGAGGGCCTGCTGCTCGACTGGCTCAACGCCGCGGCCGACGACGGCGACGCGGTCGTGCTGAACGCCGCCGCGTGGACGCACTACTCCTACGCGATCTTCGACGCGTGCGCCCAGCTGAGCGGCCCGCTGGTCGAGGTGCACATCTCCGACCCGCACCAGCGGCCCGAGGAGTTCCGGCACACCTCCGTGGTCACCCCGCACGCCGACGAGGTGATCGCGGGTCACGGGATCGAGGGCTACCGGATGGCGCTGGTGGCCATTTCGACCACCGAGCCGCCCCGACGCTAG
- the aroB gene encoding 3-dehydroquinate synthase, giving the protein MSDTTLHVGGASPYDVVIGHDLAGLLPGILGESVQRVALLYAGPLGELAQPIADLLGKHYDVLALGLPDGEAGKTSSVVNDCWEALGAAGFTRSDAVVTVGGGATTDLGGFVAASWLRGVRVVHVPTTLLGMVDAAVGGKTGINTAAGKNLVGAFHEPAGVLCDLSTLRTLPRDELVAGLGEVIKCGFIADPVILDLVEGTDPEAITADSPVLRELVERAIRVKVDVVVEDLKETGGRDGHPGREALNYGHTLAHAIERAEDYRIRHGEAVAIGCVFVAELARRAGLIDEALAERHRSAFGRVGLPTSYDAASFEDLHATMKVDKKSRGSQLRFVVLGALATPQVLAGPSEDELRAAYDALSGADA; this is encoded by the coding sequence ATGAGCGACACGACCCTGCACGTCGGCGGCGCGTCGCCGTACGACGTCGTCATCGGCCACGACCTGGCCGGGCTGCTCCCGGGGATCCTGGGCGAGTCCGTCCAGCGCGTCGCCCTGCTTTACGCCGGCCCCCTCGGCGAGTTGGCCCAGCCGATCGCCGACCTGCTCGGGAAGCACTACGACGTGCTCGCCCTCGGCCTGCCCGACGGCGAAGCGGGCAAGACCTCGTCAGTGGTCAACGACTGCTGGGAGGCGCTCGGCGCGGCGGGCTTCACCCGCTCCGACGCGGTCGTCACCGTCGGCGGCGGCGCCACCACCGACCTCGGCGGCTTCGTGGCCGCGTCCTGGCTGCGGGGGGTCCGCGTCGTGCACGTGCCGACCACCCTGCTCGGCATGGTCGATGCCGCCGTGGGCGGCAAGACCGGCATCAACACGGCCGCCGGGAAGAACCTGGTCGGCGCCTTCCACGAGCCGGCCGGGGTGCTCTGCGACCTGTCCACCCTCCGCACGCTGCCGCGCGACGAGCTCGTCGCCGGCCTCGGCGAGGTCATCAAGTGCGGCTTCATCGCCGATCCGGTGATCCTCGACCTGGTCGAGGGCACCGACCCCGAGGCCATCACCGCCGACTCCCCGGTGCTCCGCGAGCTCGTCGAGCGGGCGATCCGGGTGAAGGTCGACGTCGTGGTCGAGGACCTCAAGGAGACCGGTGGTCGCGACGGCCATCCGGGCCGCGAGGCCCTCAACTACGGCCACACCCTGGCCCACGCCATCGAGCGGGCCGAGGACTACCGGATCCGGCACGGCGAGGCCGTCGCGATCGGGTGCGTCTTCGTGGCCGAGCTGGCCCGACGCGCGGGCCTGATCGACGAGGCGCTGGCTGAGCGGCACCGGTCCGCCTTCGGCCGGGTCGGCCTGCCGACGTCGTACGACGCCGCTTCCTTCGAGGACCTGCACGCCACGATGAAGGTGGACAAGAAGTCGCGTGGCTCGCAGCTGCGCTTCGTCGTGCTCGGCGCGCTGGCGACCCCCCAGGTCCTCGCCGGGCCGTCCGAGGACGAGCTGCGGGCGGCGTACGACGCACTGAGCGGAGCCGACGCATGA
- a CDS encoding A24 family peptidase codes for MAAAAVAALVGAVLGALVPSLVGRIPEPAEDPHPEDGPKVPYAVLAARPGLAMRTAVVSGVASGLLGYAVGWERALVGLLPLVPVCVALGLVDLRTRLLPRVVVLPATAGLVVLAVVEALATGDRDDLVRAAIGLVVARSCYWLLWFVHSAGMGFGDVRLAALLGFALAYLGWAEFALGVYAGFLVFALPGLLLAIVRRDRSLLRSPYPFGPAMIVGALLGVVLGPTLLSGLALA; via the coding sequence GTGGCCGCGGCCGCCGTGGCGGCGCTGGTCGGCGCCGTGCTCGGCGCCCTCGTCCCGTCCCTGGTCGGGCGGATCCCCGAGCCCGCCGAGGACCCGCACCCCGAGGACGGCCCCAAGGTCCCGTACGCCGTGCTGGCCGCCCGGCCCGGTCTGGCCATGCGGACCGCCGTCGTCAGCGGCGTCGCCAGCGGCCTGCTCGGGTACGCCGTCGGCTGGGAGCGCGCCCTGGTCGGGCTGCTGCCGCTGGTGCCCGTGTGTGTCGCGCTGGGCCTGGTCGACCTGCGCACCCGTCTGCTCCCGCGGGTGGTGGTGCTGCCGGCGACCGCCGGGCTCGTCGTGCTCGCGGTCGTGGAGGCGCTCGCGACCGGTGACCGCGACGACCTGGTGCGAGCCGCGATCGGCCTGGTGGTGGCTCGGTCGTGCTACTGGCTGCTGTGGTTCGTGCACTCGGCCGGCATGGGGTTCGGCGACGTCCGGCTCGCGGCGCTGCTCGGCTTCGCGCTGGCCTACCTCGGCTGGGCGGAGTTCGCGCTCGGCGTGTACGCCGGCTTCCTCGTCTTCGCGCTGCCCGGTCTGCTGCTGGCGATCGTGCGTCGGGACCGGTCGCTGCTGCGGTCGCCGTACCCCTTCGGTCCGGCGATGATCGTGGGCGCCCTGCTGGGCGTCGTGCTCGGCCCCACACTGCTGTCCGGTCTCGCACTGGCATGA
- a CDS encoding shikimate dehydrogenase codes for MRCAVLGDPITHSLSPALHRAGYAAAGLTGWSYDAVRVPAGGVRGFVEALDATWRGLSVTAPLKREVLVLATEVTERARLAGAANTLVIGPEGRLADNTDLPGAVAAVRERYAGPVTSATVLGAGATAASTGLALVELGARSVTLLARSPERAAETAAVIAAHPSAPRVRVGSLALDPVVGEVVVSTVPAQAQTEDLVARCGAAAVVFEALYAPWPTPLSRSAADRALVGGLDLLVHQAALQFTMFTGLPAPLEQMRAAGEQALAERSAR; via the coding sequence ATGCGGTGCGCTGTCCTGGGTGACCCGATCACCCACTCGCTCTCGCCCGCCCTGCATCGGGCCGGGTACGCCGCCGCCGGCCTCACCGGCTGGTCGTACGACGCCGTGCGGGTGCCGGCGGGCGGCGTCCGGGGCTTCGTCGAGGCGCTCGACGCGACCTGGCGGGGTCTGTCGGTCACCGCGCCGCTGAAGCGCGAGGTGCTGGTGCTGGCCACCGAGGTCACCGAGCGGGCCCGCCTGGCCGGCGCGGCCAACACGCTGGTGATCGGCCCCGAGGGCCGGCTCGCCGACAACACCGACCTCCCGGGTGCGGTCGCCGCGGTCCGGGAGCGGTACGCCGGGCCGGTCACCTCCGCGACGGTGCTCGGTGCCGGCGCGACGGCCGCCTCGACTGGCCTGGCGCTGGTTGAGCTCGGCGCCCGCAGCGTGACGCTGCTGGCCCGCTCGCCCGAGCGTGCGGCCGAGACCGCCGCCGTGATCGCCGCCCACCCCAGCGCGCCCCGGGTCCGGGTCGGCTCGCTGGCGCTCGACCCGGTCGTCGGCGAGGTAGTCGTCTCGACCGTCCCGGCACAGGCCCAGACCGAGGACCTCGTGGCCCGCTGCGGCGCGGCCGCCGTGGTCTTCGAGGCGCTCTACGCGCCCTGGCCCACGCCGTTGTCCCGCTCGGCGGCCGACCGGGCGCTGGTGGGCGGGCTGGACCTCCTGGTCCACCAGGCAGCGCTCCAGTTCACGATGTTCACCGGCCTCCCGGCCCCGCTCGAGCAGATGCGCGCGGCCGGCGAGCAGGCGCTGGCGGAGCGGTCGGCGAGGTGA
- the ruvX gene encoding Holliday junction resolvase RuvX, producing the protein MRPGVRIGIDPGDARIGVARSDPTGFLATPVETVRRGRGDLGRIAAIVTEHEAVEVVLGLPRSLSGREGPAAVKTREFAARLSRSVAPVPVRLVDERLTTVSAEAMLRDRGRKGADRRAVVDQAAAVLILQHALDTERATGTAPGEIVEETR; encoded by the coding sequence TTGCGTCCCGGCGTACGGATCGGCATCGACCCCGGCGACGCCCGGATCGGGGTGGCGCGCAGCGACCCGACGGGCTTCCTCGCGACGCCCGTCGAGACGGTACGCCGCGGCCGCGGCGACCTGGGCCGGATCGCGGCGATCGTGACCGAGCACGAGGCGGTCGAGGTCGTCCTCGGGCTGCCCCGGTCGCTGTCGGGACGCGAGGGCCCGGCGGCCGTGAAGACCCGCGAGTTCGCGGCCCGGCTCTCCCGATCGGTGGCGCCGGTTCCGGTGCGGCTGGTCGACGAGCGGCTGACCACGGTGTCGGCGGAGGCTATGCTGCGCGACCGAGGCCGCAAGGGGGCCGATCGACGTGCCGTGGTCGACCAGGCCGCGGCGGTGCTGATCCTTCAGCACGCACTGGACACCGAGCGCGCGACCGGGACCGCGCCGGGTGAGATCGTCGAGGAGACGAGATGA
- a CDS encoding shikimate kinase, with protein MGAGKTTVAGLLAGSWGASVRDTDHDVEALAGKPISEIFVDDGEDAFRTLERTAVATALAEHDGVLALGGGAVLDPATRELLVGHRVVFLRVGLSDAVKRVGLGVGRPLLLGNVRSRIKTLLDERTAIYEEVATHVVDTDGRAPDDVAREIEKVLA; from the coding sequence ATGGGGGCCGGCAAGACCACGGTCGCGGGGCTGCTCGCCGGGTCCTGGGGCGCGAGCGTGCGCGACACCGACCACGACGTCGAGGCGTTGGCCGGCAAGCCGATCAGCGAGATCTTCGTCGACGACGGCGAGGACGCCTTCCGCACGCTCGAGCGGACCGCGGTGGCGACCGCGCTGGCCGAGCACGACGGCGTGCTCGCGCTGGGCGGGGGAGCGGTGCTCGACCCGGCCACCCGCGAGCTGCTCGTCGGCCACCGGGTGGTGTTCCTGCGGGTCGGGCTCTCCGACGCCGTGAAGCGGGTCGGGCTCGGCGTCGGCCGGCCGCTGCTGCTCGGCAACGTCCGCTCGCGGATCAAGACGCTGCTCGACGAGCGCACCGCCATCTACGAAGAGGTCGCCACGCACGTGGTCGACACCGACGGGCGGGCCCCCGACGACGTCGCCCGCGAGATCGAGAAGGTGCTGGCATGA
- a CDS encoding DUF1206 domain-containing protein: MDIAQRADQAGRQANSSEWMDHAVRAGLIAYGVVHLLIGWLALQLALGDREGSPSSSGALQQLAEQPFGQVLVWLVAVGMFLLVVWRLLEAALGHQDQDGADKIRKRASSAGKAVLYGAIGVSAIRVATGSGSSGGSGSSGGKSGTDSTTAKLMDLPAGQAIVVVVGLAIIGYGVYQIAKAWTDKFAKELDPEGKSGQSGSAYLLFGKVGYVAKGIAVGIVGALFVYAGFTHEADKSGGLDQALYEVLDQPFGPVLLGAIAIGIGCFGLFCFARARHLSR, translated from the coding sequence ATGGACATCGCTCAGCGTGCTGATCAGGCCGGCCGACAGGCCAACTCCTCCGAGTGGATGGACCACGCCGTCCGCGCCGGGCTCATCGCCTACGGCGTGGTGCACCTGCTGATCGGCTGGCTGGCCCTCCAGCTCGCCCTCGGCGACCGCGAGGGGTCGCCGTCCAGCTCCGGTGCGCTGCAGCAGCTGGCCGAGCAGCCGTTCGGCCAGGTCCTCGTCTGGCTGGTGGCCGTCGGCATGTTCCTGCTGGTGGTGTGGCGCCTCCTCGAGGCGGCCCTCGGCCACCAGGACCAGGACGGCGCCGACAAGATCCGCAAGCGGGCCAGCTCGGCGGGCAAGGCCGTGCTGTACGGCGCGATCGGCGTCAGCGCGATCCGGGTCGCGACCGGGTCGGGGTCCTCGGGCGGCTCGGGGTCCTCGGGCGGGAAGTCGGGCACCGACTCGACCACGGCGAAGCTGATGGACCTGCCCGCCGGTCAGGCGATCGTGGTCGTCGTCGGCCTGGCGATCATCGGCTACGGGGTCTACCAGATCGCGAAGGCGTGGACCGACAAGTTCGCCAAGGAGCTCGACCCGGAGGGCAAGAGCGGCCAGAGCGGCTCGGCGTACCTGCTCTTCGGCAAGGTCGGGTACGTCGCCAAGGGCATCGCGGTCGGCATCGTCGGCGCGCTGTTCGTCTACGCCGGCTTCACCCACGAGGCCGACAAGTCCGGCGGCCTGGACCAGGCGCTCTACGAGGTGCTCGACCAGCCGTTCGGCCCGGTGCTGCTCGGCGCGATCGCGATCGGGATCGGCTGCTTCGGGCTGTTCTGCTTCGCCCGCGCCCGCCATCTCTCGCGCTGA
- the nusB gene encoding transcription antitermination factor NusB, whose protein sequence is MSARSKARKRALDILFASDLRGESAVVALDRAIADDEGPTNDYTAVLVRGVVEQQARLDELLAAYSEGWTLARMPAVDRNVLRLGLWELLYADDVPDAVAVSEAMALVRDLSTDESPQFVNGVLGNLQRNKASL, encoded by the coding sequence GTGTCCGCTCGTTCCAAGGCCCGCAAGCGGGCGCTGGACATCCTCTTCGCCTCCGACCTGCGGGGCGAGTCGGCGGTCGTCGCGCTCGACCGCGCGATCGCCGACGACGAGGGTCCGACCAACGACTACACCGCGGTCCTGGTCCGCGGCGTGGTCGAGCAGCAGGCGCGGCTCGACGAGCTGCTGGCGGCGTACTCCGAAGGGTGGACGCTCGCCCGGATGCCCGCGGTCGATCGCAACGTGCTGCGGCTGGGCCTGTGGGAGCTGCTGTACGCCGACGACGTGCCCGACGCGGTCGCCGTCAGCGAGGCGATGGCGCTGGTGCGCGACCTGTCGACCGACGAGTCGCCGCAGTTCGTCAACGGCGTCCTCGGCAACCTGCAGCGCAACAAGGCGTCCCTGTAG
- the efp gene encoding elongation factor P, whose amino-acid sequence MASTNDLKNGMVLNIDGQLWAVVEFQHVKPGKGPAFVRTKLRNVESGKNVDRTFNAGTKVETATVDRRTMQYLYNDGTSFVFMDTGTYDQLEVSPEVLGDGANFLLENQEAIVATNEGRVLFVELPASVELIVTFTEPGLAGDSATGRTKPATLETDHEIQVPLFVNQGDKIKVDTRDSSYLGRVKS is encoded by the coding sequence ATGGCATCGACGAACGACCTGAAGAACGGCATGGTTCTCAACATCGACGGCCAGCTCTGGGCCGTGGTGGAGTTCCAGCACGTCAAGCCCGGCAAGGGCCCGGCGTTCGTGCGCACCAAGCTCCGCAACGTCGAGTCCGGCAAGAACGTCGACCGGACCTTCAACGCCGGCACCAAGGTCGAGACCGCCACGGTCGACCGCCGCACGATGCAGTACCTCTACAACGACGGCACCAGCTTCGTCTTCATGGACACCGGCACCTACGACCAGCTCGAGGTCTCGCCCGAGGTCCTCGGCGACGGCGCCAACTTCCTCCTGGAGAACCAGGAGGCGATCGTGGCCACCAACGAGGGCCGCGTGCTGTTCGTCGAGCTCCCGGCCTCGGTCGAGCTGATCGTCACCTTCACCGAGCCCGGCCTCGCCGGTGACTCGGCCACCGGCCGCACCAAGCCCGCGACGCTCGAGACCGACCACGAGATCCAGGTCCCGCTCTTCGTCAACCAGGGCGACAAGATCAAGGTCGACACCCGCGACTCGTCCTACCTCGGTCGCGTGAAGTCCTAG
- the mltG gene encoding endolytic transglycosylase MltG produces the protein MNDEHEPGTFDDSSILPRVADDQPARPASPGGSRRAKKKRGRGLSGCLAVLVAFAVIAGLLYVGVTTGLDKLQDQFADPEDYPGPGSGSLTFEVAKGENGSAICRNLEAEGVVASVDACVGAVNGNPQAGGIQVGYYDLQKEMASEDAIALLVDPANLVTSTVTIPEGLRLTEVVKALAKGTGFPERAFNKALENPAELGLPEYAGGNAEGYLFPATYAFGPNDKPADMLKQMVARWSQAAESADLEGAAERLGYTPHELMTIASLIEAEGRGEDMPKISRVIYNRIENPGTAGTIGRLQIDATVNYAAGNTLGAVPTSDDLKIDSPYNTYEVDGLPPGPIEAPGDAAIAAAAKPAEGDWYYYVTVNLATGETKFAETNEEFLTYKNELRDYCATESEGAC, from the coding sequence ATGAACGACGAGCACGAGCCCGGGACCTTCGACGACTCGAGCATCCTGCCCCGGGTGGCCGACGACCAGCCGGCGCGTCCGGCTTCCCCCGGCGGGTCCCGGCGCGCGAAGAAGAAGCGTGGCCGCGGCCTCTCCGGGTGCCTGGCCGTGCTGGTCGCGTTCGCCGTGATCGCCGGCCTGCTCTACGTCGGCGTCACCACCGGCCTCGACAAGCTCCAGGACCAGTTCGCCGACCCCGAGGACTACCCCGGGCCCGGCAGCGGCAGCCTGACCTTCGAGGTGGCCAAGGGCGAGAACGGCTCCGCGATCTGTCGCAACCTCGAGGCCGAGGGTGTCGTCGCCTCGGTCGACGCCTGCGTCGGCGCGGTCAACGGCAACCCGCAGGCCGGGGGGATCCAGGTCGGCTACTACGACCTGCAGAAGGAGATGGCCTCCGAGGACGCGATCGCCCTGCTCGTCGACCCGGCCAACCTGGTCACCAGCACGGTCACCATCCCGGAGGGCCTGCGCCTGACCGAGGTCGTGAAGGCCCTCGCGAAGGGCACCGGTTTCCCGGAGCGCGCCTTCAACAAGGCGCTGGAGAACCCCGCCGAGCTGGGCCTGCCCGAGTACGCCGGGGGCAACGCCGAGGGCTACCTGTTCCCGGCGACGTACGCCTTCGGTCCCAACGACAAGCCCGCCGACATGCTGAAGCAGATGGTCGCCCGGTGGTCCCAGGCGGCCGAGAGCGCCGACCTCGAGGGCGCGGCGGAGCGGCTGGGCTACACCCCGCACGAGCTGATGACCATCGCCAGCCTGATCGAGGCGGAGGGTCGCGGCGAGGACATGCCGAAGATCTCCCGGGTCATCTACAACCGGATCGAGAACCCCGGCACGGCCGGAACCATCGGCAGGCTCCAGATCGACGCGACGGTCAACTACGCCGCCGGCAACACGCTGGGTGCGGTGCCGACGTCCGACGACCTGAAGATCGACTCGCCGTACAACACCTACGAGGTCGACGGCCTGCCGCCGGGCCCGATCGAGGCCCCCGGCGACGCCGCGATCGCGGCGGCGGCGAAGCCAGCCGAGGGTGACTGGTACTACTACGTCACGGTCAACCTGGCGACGGGCGAGACGAAGTTCGCCGAGACGAACGAGGAGTTCCTGACCTACAAGAACGAGCTGCGCGACTACTGCGCGACCGAGTCCGAAGGCGCCTGCTGA